One Bos mutus isolate GX-2022 chromosome 21, NWIPB_WYAK_1.1, whole genome shotgun sequence genomic window, GGTGAAGCTCCCCTCGCGGGGAAGCTCCTCCCGCCCGGCGAGATCTGGATGGGGGCCTCTCGGGCCCCACCCAGCTCCCCGGGAGGCGGCGTTTCCGCGCCCCACGCCCGCCACCGCGCCGTGGACAGCTCCCCACCGAACGTGGACACTCACTTTTTCGTGGAAGATGGACTCCATGTTTATTTGTCTGGAGCCAACGGCCCCCGCGCTGAACCACCCCCCTCCAGCTCCGCCCCCGgccccacccctctgcccccgccccgccccaccacgGTCTGCCCTGCCCACGTGCCTCACGTAGACCAATAATCTCCGAGAATGCGACTCACGTGGAGCGACCAGGCGTGAACACTGGGGCGGTAGATGAGGGGCACGTGACCTTCGTAGCGCATCCTAGCATTCCTGGGTTAGCCCCTCAAGCTGGGGAGTGCTGCAGCGCCTCCTGCCGTATGGAGGATCATCTCGCCTTCCCACTCATTGTGATGGATTCTTAAGCTTCTAGGGATTTGTTTTGAATAAGGATCACTGAGGTTCtatgttctttttgttttctacttttactTTGTATTATCTTTTTATCATATTTGCTTACGGTAATTTAGTATCTTTCTCCTCCCCCACAGAAATTTTCATTGCATCTCTCAACACTGACCACATGTGTGAAAATGAGAGTTATTATTTACACAGGACTTACTGGCAGGTGGGCACTCTTGGAAGTGCTTTGCATATGTTAAGAAATTTAATACAGCAAACTTTGATGTGGgcattattatccctattttacacaCGGGGAAAGTGAGTCATGAAGATAGTACAGCACAACTACAAAGTCCAGACACCTTGTTACTAGTTGTAAGTGTTCTggccctgaagtggaagcataaATTGAGGGAGGTGAAAAGCCTAGGATAGTGGTGGAGGAAGCTAAAGGAGCAGGATAAGCGCAGGTCTTGTATCCTGAAACCAGGTTAAGGaaggtgtgcttttttttttttttttaatcttctcctTGGCACCACAGGCATGTAGGACCTCAGTTCCCAggtgagggattgaacccaagtcccttacattggaagcatggagtcttaaccaatagaccaccaaggaaaccctagGAAGGTGTGCTTTTTACAGGCAATGGGGAGCTATAAAAAGATTTTACAAGGAGGTGAGACAGACTCAGGTTTGTGTTTTAGAGTGATCAGTTTGGTGGAAGCAGAGACCCATTACTGTCAGAGGAATCCTGGGAGAGATGACAGTGTTTGGACTAGCTTCATAACTTAGTGATGGAGAGAGACCATTTTGAGAGATAATTAGCAAGTGAgactgaaaatatgaaaatgtcccactctttgtgacccaaaactatagcctgtcgggctcctctgtccatggaatcctccaggcaagaatattggcatgggtagccattcccttctccaggagatcttctagacccaggacttgaaccccaTGTCTCCAgtattgtaggcaaattctttaccatctaagccaccaagtaGGGAGACTCAACAAAACTTGGTGAGAGAGTGGGGAATGAGAGGGAGAGAAGTGTTAGGGTCAGACTTCTGGGTTTCTGCCCTAGGTAGCCACTGTAGCAGGAAGGATATTCACTGAGGTGGGGAGTAATTGGGAGGAGAAGCTTtggagaggagaaaaagacaaagaatttatgctttgcAGATAATTGGCTGAATGTGAAATATCTATGAGATATTCAATGTTgaggtggatgggtggatagatagaTATGTTGTTTGGCTGTGGAATGGGGAGTTGTcggcaaaaaaaaaagggaactgaAACCACAGAAGTAAATATAATCATCTTGGGGAAAGGAAGAAACTGGGAAGAGGATCTAGCAGAGCCCTGAGGGTAGAGAAGGAATAGCTAAGGAgggaggagagcaggagggtgTAATGTTATGGAGGACCTGCAAAGGAAATGTTTCAAAGAGCAGTTAGTGTTAGCCGTCCAGAAGTCCAGCAGCATAGGGACTTACAAGAGCCCACTAAATTGTGTTGTTACAGAGACCATTGGTGACCTTGGTGAGTCCATGTCCAAGGGGCAGTGGGAGGGAAGGAAATGAAACTGCCTGTGAGGACCAGGTGCTCAAGTAAAGAATTTGGTTATCATTTGTCAAGTGTCTCTGCATGTACAGTCCACAGTCTTGTATTGGAAATAGTGTTCTTAAGAAATTGTAGCCTAACTGGGGAAACAAATCATGGTCTCAGGAAGTGAAGAATAGGCAAaccagtttttctgttttttttttttaaagaaactatgcGTCTGTGTAGagaaacatgttttgtttttattttttcatgtacaTGCATTACAGAACTCtggaagaatatacagaaaactcAGAGGTTACATGTTTGAGTGGGAAGGGGTCTAGGCAAATGGTGGTAACAGTGGGATGGAGACTTTTTACTGTACACAATCTgggtcttgattttttaaaatatttgtttacttgACTGTACCTGGTCttggttgtggcctgtgggatctaattcccgaatgagggatcaaacctgggccccctgcattaggagcacagagtcttacccaatggaccactagggaagcttcTAGTCTTGATTTTTGAGTTAGTTAATGCATTACTAATTCAGAAAAATATGTGGTTGTGTTCATTTCCTATTTTgtagcaaattaccacaaacttggtgacttaaaacaaaaatttattctcaTTGTCCTTGTGGCCAGAAATCTGAACCCAAGGTATCAGCAGGGCCCTGCTCTTTCTGAAGCCTCTAGTGGCAagttctttcttgcttccttcaGCGTCTGGTAGCTCCTGGTGTTCCTTAGCTTGTGGCAACCTAACTCcaatttctgcctctgtctttacATGGCCTTcttctttctgtgtctctctgtgaccTCTCCTCTTATAAAACACCAATCATTGAATTTAGGTTCCACTCTAATCCAAGGTAATTTCGAGTTGATATCCTTAACTAAATATATTGGCAAATGCTCTATTTCCAagtaatgtctttggttttggatGAATTTGAATTTTGGAGGATCATGATTCAAGTCTACCATAATTaattgcttgtgtgtgtgctcagtcctttcagtcatgtctgactctgcgaccctatggactgtagcccgccaggctgctctgtccaaggaattctccaggcaagaatactggagtgggttgctatgctctcctccaggggatcttcccaacccagggatcaaacccacgtctcttatgtctcctgcattggaggaggtttctttaccactagcaccacctgggaagccagattaATTCCTTACCAGGATGTATTAATAAACTTTCCCAAAtgactgtatgctgctgctgctgctgctgctaagtcgcttcagtcgtgtccgactctgtgcgaccccagagatggcagcccaccaggctcccccgtccctgggattctccaggcaagaacactggagtgggttgccatttccttctccaatgcatgagagtgaaaagtgaaagtgaagttgctcagttgtgtccaactctcagcgaccccatggactgcagcctaccaggctcctctgaccgtgggattttccaggcaagagtactggagtggggtgccattgccttctccgaaatgacTGTATAGATCTGTTCAAATCCTTAGCAtgtagaacagtacctggcaatATTTAGTAATGTTGAATTactaataattatttcattaggCGTTCCCTACATATTGAGCATGTGATTAATAGCAAGcagcataaaatgaaaagatcagtGCCTGCAAGTCAGAATCCAAGTTGTGGGTTTGGCTTTCCACTGAAGCCATGTGTGATTTGGGTATTAGATTTGTTGCAATTCCTATCTGATAACTCCACTCAATATTTGGCACATCCCAAATTTGACCTTCATAAGATAACTCATATTGTTCATCAAAACTGAGAGTCCACACTCTCCAGGAAGTGTTCCCTGCTCTTCAACTAATGTAGAAGTCCCTGTCCCTGTTCTGAGCTATTGTGTGTATCTGTATCATATCTGGTACCTTTTATACAGTATCATAATAGTTGGTTTGACCATATGTTTTCACTAATACCCTGTAAATGGCAGGTGTTTTGCAcgctcagttgcttagttatgtctgactctttgcaaccctatggcctgtagcctacaaggctcctctgtccatgggattctccaggcaagaatactggagtgggttgccatttctttcttcaggggatcttcctcacccagggattgaacccacatctcctgcatctccttgcattggcaggaggattctttaccattgaaccacctgagaagcccataaatGGCAAGGATCCATGACTTATTTGACTTTATGTATCTTGTGGTCAATGTCTTTCCAATGAACTAATGAAGCTAGTATCTGAaaatcatttctgattctttcccCTCCCCATTTTTCCATGTCACCTTTTGTTCCAATCAGTCCTCAAATGCTGTGTGTTCATGTGTCTTTCCTGTCTGCATTGCTACTGCTTTGCCCTCTTAGTCTCTTCTGTAGTCCAGTCCCAGGATCTCTGAATCGGTCTTCTAATTCCAGTTTTCATATGTTAACTCATAGTGCTGCCAGTGATCTTTCAAGAATGCAAACCTCACCAGTATTTCTCTTAACAAATGGAATGTGAATATATATCAGGCACTGGAACTATAATCATGAAAGAGacaaacagtttcactttcacagagCTTATATTGGGAGGAATCTTTACTACATAATTACACAAAGTTACTGTATTTGAAATCTTTCAATGGCTTCCTGTTGCTGGTTTAAAAAGTTCTTTATGATCCAGACCAAACACCTGTCTGGTTTTATCTCCCAGAATTCCCTCTGCTCCAGTCACACCAGCTTCCCTTGACTTCTGGAAATCCTCTGAGGAAAAGTCCTTTGTGCCATCACTATACCTGGCACCTGCCTACTTTAAAACTCTCATTACAACATACTGGACTAATTCATATGCTACTGAACTATCATCTTTTGAAGGTCAGAGGAGTCTTACTCTTTATATCAGAGTTGGTGCAAAGTAGTGAATAAATGCAAGCATTTTGGGGGGCACAAAGTATTACAAGAGTTCAGTAGGAAGAGGGAGAGGTTACTGAGTTAAATCGAGAAAGAGTTcttggagacagaggagatggaaCAGACGTACTTCCAGGAAACCTCTGTCACCTTGGATAGCTCAACTTTTCTCTAAATCTACTTCATTGAAATCATGTTAACAAGTGAGATTGCACAAGGATAGATCTTGAGCACTGACTCTTTTAAACTGGTCTGTATTTTGTTCCTCTAACCAAATAGtttaacagaatttttaatatgtgacattttaaaatgtatgtatcaGCATAAATGTCCTGAGTTCTGAAAAGAATGTGACGAGACTATCATTTCATTGTAATTTCACTTCCCCTAAATCCAATCTTACCAAAAGCAAAATTTGCTTTCCAAAAAGAGGTAGTTGGATATAACAGatgacatatgtgtgtgtatacagagaAGAAACCATAAGCACAATCATGACTACGAACATACTGTACCCATTTATTCATGCCCATACATAATCCTTTTCTCCAGCTCTTTCCTGGAGCCCACTCACTCCCTGGCAGCTGCTGACCTGCTTTGTTATTCTAGATTAGTCTGCAGTTTCTAACGTTCTGCAGTTTCTAATGTTCTGTACAaatgtgtcttttggttggcTTTTTCATTCAGAAATTCATCTATATTATATCAACAgaccattcctttttattgcagagtagtattccattaatACAATTTATCCCTTTGTTGATGGGTATCTGGGTTCTCGGTAATTTTTGGCTTTTACAAAtagagctgctatgaacactcGTGTAGACATCTTTGTGTGGATATATGCTTTCTTTTGGCATGTATGCATTTCTTCTGGGTAAATACCTCAGAGAAGAATGACTGGATCAGATGGTAGGTGTATGTTTATCTTGAAACTGCTccactgttttctaaagtggtaCAACTCCTAGCAGTTACATTTTCCATTCCTGCCAGCAGTgtgagttccagttgctccacaccCTTGCAAACACTTGATAAGATCAGTCTCCTTAATTCTaaccattctaatagatgtgcaGTGATTTCTTGCTGAGGCTTTCATtcgcatttccctaatgacttctgattttgagcatcttttcatgtgcatatcTGCCATTCTCATATCCCTTTTTCAGTGAAGTACCTGTTAaaaatcttttgctttttaaaaatttggttatgagttctttacatattctagataTAAGTTCTTTGTTGTGTATgttttgcaaatagtttctcctAATCTGTGGCTGCATTTTCActatcttgtgttttttttttaattgaaggataattactttgcagTATCGCATTGGTTTCTACtaaacattaacatgaatcagccatagatttacccatgtcccctcccacctgAACATCGCTTCCATGCCTCTCTAGGTTGTTAttgagccccagtttgagttccctgagtcatacagcaaattcccattggctatctattttacataaggtaatgtatgtttccatgttactatcTGCAtacctcccaccctttccttctccctttaagtgtcttttaaaaacatttttgccacactgcatggcatgtggggtcctagttccctgactagggattgaacccatgtctcctacattggaatCACAGAATCTTGTCAGGCAAGTGTAtgctccttggttctgtctcgtcacaacaaagatttggagtgatggacattaaagcccttggcgcatcacagctctcaggtcttggacagactgtgttatagctcttagacaaatcagtgttacataCAGCTCCATGCTACAGctgtgttttatttagaaaatagcaagagaatccatcctcgaggcgtgagggcatgctgacccaaagacacgaagagaagagagtgggggaGAGCAccgggagacagagaaagagagtgctttggctcctctttttatatgttttcttcctCCCCCCCTGGGCcggccctatgtaaattgggctagccaggagtgctgtttgttctacctgaggtcctcactcaggtcctcagaccttcctttgttctattttcgctggctttttccttccttgtcttttagccaccgccattttggactcctgtttcctattctaactacctaacaatcttaactactgaacccccaggaaagtccctgaatggtgtcttttaaagagcaaaagtttttaattttgataaagtatgTCTTGGTTTTAAAAACTGGTGCATGCTTTATATGTTATATTTAAGAATCTTTGCTAACCCCAAGGTCACTAAAATTTTTGGTTattgatttttagaaaataaatcctACCATATTCTTTTTAGAGATCCTTTGAAGCACaaggtttgaaaaaaaattctgaatagtTGGGCTATGATTCGGTGACCATTTTTTAATCACCACATCTGTTATTGAAATGGGAGAGATTATTTCAGCACAAAAAGGATCACACTTTAAATTCTTCAAATTAAATAAtgagtgtttttatttctattataattttaaaaaagtgaacatTCTGTAATTCAGCTGTAGCCATTACTTCCAGGTGACTTCTTCATTAGGTTTCAATTCCctgcatagaaagaaaaaaaaaggagaagcgAAAGTGTAAAGACAATTTTTATGAAGGAATAAAAGGGAAAGTCATGAGAATATGAATTTGGTGTTTTATACTGTATTACACTGAcccattcaaaatattttattagattgaGAATATTCATTCTATTCTCTTGTGATTTTAAACCTTTTACCACctcttcaatttcatttttccagATTAAAATGTAATGTTTTTTTAACAACTGTAATTTCTCATTAGTCTATatgaaagcaattatcctctcaGTGACTTCATTTAATGTTTTAGACTCTTTCTAGCTCATTTTATCTGTCTCGAAATCCCTAACTGTGAACCTCCTCTATACACCTCCTGTGACTGCTGCTCGATTCTCTTGTCCTGTGAGCCTCCTCCTTCCGGAAATCACAGCCAGTGGTGGATTCCCTGTCTTGCTAACTCTAAGTCTGCTGCCAAATAAGCCATCTCCAGAGACACAATGGGACAAGGCGGCTGCCAGTTGCTATCTGATCACCCAACCATCCTGCCTAAAGCTCTTGAGGAGTGTTGCTTAGACCAGTGCCTCAAGCCATTAGTGCTGTTGATTTCAGCTACATCATGGACTAAGTCAGACAGTATATGATAATATATGTTAAAGCTGTATACAGAATAGGCTTTGATGAGATGGTATAAAACTGTTTGTACATTAAAATGTACCTtgaaataaaagattttcaaaGATCTGAAATAGCCTGTTCAGAAACTAAAGACTTGTTTACACTGCAAAAGTAATCATATTGCTTTATATAAGggctaaacaacaaacaagactACAAAACAGTATCACTAAATCCTTGGAGGAGTGGGAATTAccccttctgtttatttttggcacAAATAATACTAAGAAGAGTACTTCCAAAAGCTGActgttggtttaaaaaaatacaaaaactaacCTTTTATATAACAGACTCTTGTTCCGGAAGGCAGTTAGCTTTTCATCATTCTTTCTGTCCAGATAATATCCAAAGACAAATCCCATAGGGACAAGTACATGTACCCAGTGGTCACGCACAACCTGAAGTAAGTTCATCATGAAtgctatattaaaacaaaacaaaaaaataaccctCTGAAATATAGCCACTTTTGAAATATCTTTCAAATCATACCTGAAACAGGGAGATAGCTCTAAATAAAGGAGATAGATCTTAAAAGCATAATAAGCCTCTTCAGAAGGTAGTACATTACTTAAAAATCTACTTAATGAAGATTACATAGGTGACAATGAGTATGAAAATTACACTGCACTAAAgtcaatttattaattttatttcaagtttCACCAGTGATCTGATATATCACAGGAATGGAGAGAGTATTAAAACATTCTACCTGCAAAAGCTAAGTATTTTCACCCTCCTAGTATTGATTTAAAACTTTTacacatgtaaaatatttttagatttagCATAGCTCACAATTTTAAAACTGATATAATAATATTGTCAGAAGCAGAATTCTTTAAAGCTATAATTATtgaaacctattttttaaaactaattttagaaaggaaatgaaaacatgagAAATTTTCTTAAGAACCATACTGAATAATGTCACAGTAGATCTGAATATCAATTAAATAACTCTACAAAAgatatggagagaagggaacttaCTCTTGTAGAGTGACTACTAGGTTACCAGAGCCATCACATAGTCCAATATATAACATGAAAAATTATtactcttattttacagataagaaaacagtttAACCCAAATAGGTATTACATATAAAGCTGGAATTCAAACACAGGTTCATCCCAAAGGCATAGATCCTTCCATCATATTGAAATGCCTCTCATAGAGACCCTTCCCCAAATTGACATTGCCATTTATGGTACTTAAGACTTGTTAACTTTTTAAGagtttccagggcttccctggtggtccagtggttaagaatctgcttgccaatgcagggtacacgggtttgatctctggtttgggaaaatcccacatgctgcagagcgactaagcctgtgtgccataactactgagcccatgtgttgcaactactgaagcctgtgtgccaagagtctgtgctctgcaacaagagaagccaccgcacgGAGCAGCCTGTataccgcaatgaagagtagcctctgctcgccATAACCAGAGGAAGCCCACAtacacaacaaagacccagtttAACAAACAGTGTTTAAAGAGTTTCCAAAAGGCAGAAGAGGATGACATCTTTATGGAAGAACTAGAAGTCATCACATGGAAAATAAATCTGCACTAATTCAATGGAAACATAGCTGAATCATCAATTTTCTGTAAAAATTTGGATCTAAAGATGAAATACATATGTATGCACATGAATCTATAATGAATAAATCCTGTATAATGTCTGAGAAGACATGGCAGCATCCCAGAAAGAGAATACATTACTGCTAATAAAAGGGCTTAGCTGTGTTTGGGAAGAAGCTGTGCTTTCTAATCTTAGCACTCAACTGTTCTAGGATTATGTAGACTGGATTCCTGCCTCTCCTAAAAACTGGTTCTCATACACATTCTAATTATTTCTCAAAGTTTACTCACTAGAGGCACTGGGTTAGGAAACAGACATGAAGTTAAAAGTCACACAACTATTATACACTGCTTTCATAGAGCATAATATTACACACAGCAGATTCCAGTCTGAATATCAGAGATCTAAGCAACATGACCTTATTCCTAGAAGGCGGTGGTTTTCTTAGCATTGTACCTCCCCTAAGTAACATTATTTGCATTcagatctttgctgctgctaagtcacttcagtcgtgtccgactgtgtgatcccatagacagcagcccaccaggctcccccgtccctgggattctccaggcaagaacactggagtgggttgccattgttgACCAACAATGTCAACaatttgaccaacctagacagcatattaaaaggcagagacattactttgctgacaaaggtctgtctagtcaaagctatggttttccagcagtcatgtatggctgtgagagttggaccataaagaaggctgagcacctaagaattgatacttttgaactgtggtgttggagaagactcttgagagtcccttggactgcaaggaaatccaaccagtcaatcctaaaggaaatcagtcctgaatactcattggaaggactgatactgaagctgaagctccaatactttggccacctgatgtgaagaactgactgactggaaaagaccctgatgctgggaaagattgaaggtgggagaaggggatgacagaggatcagatggttggatggcatcaccgactcaatggacatgggtttgcgcaagcttcgggagttggtgaggacagggaagcctggtgggttgcaggccatggcgtcacaaagagtcagacatgactgagtgactcaacaaccaggagatagcgaaggatgGGGAACCCTCgtgtgctgcagcccagggggttggaaagagtcggatacaacttagcgactgaacaccaccacaaCACTGAACCAACAAAAAAAGTAATTGCTGATTCTCGGGTCCAAGACTTCAGCCCATGGCCACCTGTGGGCTAATGCCATTACTGTTTGCACTCTTCTAATAGGgccagcaatggcaccccactccagtactcttgcctggaaaatcccatggacggaggagcctggtgggctgcagtccatggagtcgctaacagtcggacccgactgagtgacttccctttcacttttcactttcatgcactggagaaggaaatggcaacccactctagtgttcctgcctgagaatcccagggacggtggagcctggtgggctgctgtctatggggtcgcacagagtcggacacgactgaagtaacttagcagcaacagGGCCAGCAGACATTTCTCTCTGCCTTTACCCTGACAAGAAAAGATGAACCATGCCCCACGGGCTCTTGCTTAATACAGATTCTCAAAGAGACTCTACAGATAAGGCAGTAGGAGTGACAGATAAAAGGATTCTGTACATTTAGAACCCAGAGTTGGAGTCAATCACCatgatggacttccctgatagctcagttggtaaagaatccgcctgcaatataggagaccctggtttgaatcctgggttgggaagatcccctggagaagggaaaggctacccactccagtattctggagaattccatggactgtaaaatcCGTGGGGttgaagagtaggacatgactgagaaacttttaGTTTCACCACGATGGAAGCGATTTCCATCCCTGAGAGAAAAATGGCAAATCTTACTCCCAGAGGCAACTGCACAGTCTACTACATAATGGGCTTTGGGACCAGTGACACTGAACATAAAATTTGTCCTACATATGTCACTGCAAG contains:
- the NDUFB1 gene encoding NADH dehydrogenase [ubiquinone] 1 beta subcomplex subunit 1; the encoded protein is MISRSHPSHGPDAANGGSRGRRFRRREWLAALAAVLGRGVVVGSEAAAFMMNLLQVVRDHWVHVLVPMGFVFGYYLDRKNDEKLTAFRNKSLLYKRELKPNEEVTWK